A region of the Elusimicrobiota bacterium genome:
CGCGATCGGGACGATCAGCTCCGCCTCGATGTCGATGTTGTCGCCCGGCATGATCATCTCCACGCCCGGAGGCAGCGTCACCGCTCCCGTCACGTCCGTGGTCCGGAAGTAGAACTGCGGCCGGTAGCCCTTGAAGAACGGCGTGTGCCGCCCGCCCTC
Encoded here:
- the tuf gene encoding elongation factor Tu (EF-Tu; promotes GTP-dependent binding of aminoacyl-tRNA to the A-site of ribosomes during protein biosynthesis; when the tRNA anticodon matches the mRNA codon, GTP hydrolysis results; the inactive EF-Tu-GDP leaves the ribosome and release of GDP is promoted by elongation factor Ts; many prokaryotes have two copies of the gene encoding EF-Tu), which produces EGGRHTPFFKGYRPQFYFRTTDVTGAVTLPPGVEMIMPGDNIDIEAELIVPIAMEKGLRFAVREGGHTVGAGVVSDIMD